The Fusobacterium varium genome contains a region encoding:
- the mobA gene encoding mobilization protein A — MAEFRLCYKRGKVGYAKNHAAYILRENDYKAKEDLIFKQSGNMSFIDGNNALAFWEAADQNEGMNRNAYRELELNIPNELTHTQAIVLIQKYVKKEIGNDFPYSFAIHESFNENGEKNLHCHLMFSERKLDGIDRELNRFFKKANSKNPELGGAKKDREWKKKERLLGLRKSWEVTANEVLKSHGYEARIDCRSLEDRRNEALQKGEYAKAETLNRAAVNISGKILQKIKVAGYMSLTKAEKAEIERYNKAKEIKAAKERDYAIRKGKVIPTKDELISRIEKIKSMELADGSQRLDEAGLKRMAVNILSKGQFNKAIKEMKTVEKKRIAYPFNEELIKEEKEAQKKVMEIANKYTMSDKYVRVLNQLERDYTREKELYSNLLKTQYNINLNYELEKKKAERNQGNQEKIKSRYDDKPVEELRYRLQELEKQDNSHFAMQMLSNYRIEGLAHNSLRYQKELKELELEKSNASHFGTVEERKEIQDKINELNIKIEKTDQEYSKITESIFKDFDRTDGKFAETLKYVEDTRRIEMKVIQDLLIIKEKEQQPVENNLASHFKNIIEFEKLKNSYEYFIKNNENEKYNKSLFKLHNRLDVMEDTYNRSLDEIAKMDFKKIQPVIKEYRTEYQRKVNQDRENIEKYDKGIKNINNLLTGKQLKTKEGYTPLELIALNKITKGEYSLGYKERERLKKEIKDNKKELEGLGKLSFVKKQALTKEVTEKNILVNKLLIRETELLKKYKGNEFLADKTKEIKSIYNSSLKKFEKDKMSSVRALNVNKQVLYKIKGIEEREVLQKKEKKKVFKGINKIREINRPDGMRSTGVTRELNKLSRFLKSLDNGETGYNNLDIKLEKEGNSWEI; from the coding sequence AGAGTTTAGATTGTGTTATAAAAGAGGAAAAGTAGGATATGCTAAAAATCATGCAGCCTACATTCTAAGGGAAAATGATTATAAAGCAAAAGAAGATTTGATATTTAAACAATCAGGAAATATGTCTTTTATTGATGGGAATAATGCACTTGCTTTTTGGGAAGCAGCAGATCAGAACGAAGGTATGAATAGAAATGCTTATAGAGAACTTGAACTTAACATACCAAATGAACTAACACATACACAAGCAATAGTGTTAATTCAAAAGTATGTTAAAAAAGAAATAGGGAACGACTTCCCTTATTCTTTTGCTATACATGAGAGTTTTAATGAAAATGGAGAAAAAAACTTACATTGTCATCTAATGTTTTCTGAAAGAAAATTAGACGGCATAGACAGAGAATTAAATAGATTTTTCAAAAAAGCTAATAGCAAAAATCCAGAATTAGGTGGAGCTAAAAAAGACAGAGAATGGAAGAAAAAAGAGAGATTATTAGGACTTAGAAAATCATGGGAAGTTACAGCAAATGAAGTATTAAAATCTCATGGTTATGAAGCAAGAATTGATTGTAGAAGCCTTGAAGATAGAAGAAATGAAGCTTTACAAAAAGGAGAGTATGCAAAGGCTGAAACATTAAATAGAGCAGCAGTGAATATATCAGGTAAAATTTTACAAAAAATAAAAGTTGCTGGGTATATGAGTTTAACTAAAGCAGAGAAAGCAGAAATTGAAAGATATAACAAAGCTAAAGAGATAAAAGCAGCTAAAGAAAGAGATTATGCAATCAGAAAAGGAAAGGTTATCCCTACTAAAGATGAGCTTATATCAAGAATAGAGAAAATAAAATCTATGGAACTTGCAGATGGAAGCCAAAGATTAGATGAAGCAGGACTAAAAAGAATGGCTGTAAATATTCTTAGTAAAGGTCAGTTTAATAAAGCTATAAAGGAAATGAAAACAGTTGAAAAGAAGCGTATAGCTTATCCTTTCAATGAAGAGCTTATAAAAGAAGAAAAAGAAGCACAGAAAAAAGTAATGGAAATTGCTAATAAATACACAATGTCAGATAAATATGTGAGAGTATTGAACCAGCTTGAAAGGGATTATACAAGAGAAAAAGAGCTGTATAGTAATTTACTGAAAACACAGTATAACATCAACTTAAATTATGAGCTAGAAAAGAAAAAAGCTGAAAGAAATCAAGGTAATCAAGAAAAAATCAAGAGTAGATATGATGATAAACCTGTTGAGGAATTAAGATATAGATTACAAGAGTTAGAGAAACAGGATAACTCTCATTTTGCTATGCAAATGTTGAGTAATTACAGGATAGAAGGATTAGCACATAATAGTTTAAGATACCAGAAAGAATTAAAAGAGCTGGAACTTGAAAAAAGTAATGCAAGTCACTTTGGAACTGTAGAGGAAAGAAAAGAAATACAAGATAAAATAAATGAACTTAATATCAAGATAGAGAAAACGGATCAGGAATATTCAAAAATAACTGAAAGCATTTTTAAAGATTTTGACAGAACAGATGGAAAATTTGCAGAAACTTTAAAATATGTTGAAGATACTAGAAGAATTGAAATGAAAGTAATACAAGATTTATTAATTATAAAAGAAAAAGAACAGCAGCCAGTAGAAAATAATCTTGCTTCACATTTTAAAAATATTATTGAGTTTGAGAAACTCAAAAACTCTTATGAATACTTTATAAAGAACAATGAAAACGAAAAGTATAATAAGAGCTTATTCAAGCTTCATAACAGGCTTGATGTGATGGAGGACACATACAATAGAAGTCTTGATGAAATAGCAAAGATGGATTTTAAGAAGATACAGCCAGTTATAAAAGAGTACAGAACAGAATATCAGAGAAAGGTAAATCAAGATAGAGAAAATATTGAAAAATATGATAAAGGAATAAAAAATATAAATAATCTTTTAACTGGAAAGCAGCTAAAGACTAAAGAAGGATATACGCCACTAGAACTGATAGCACTAAATAAAATAACTAAAGGGGAATATTCTTTAGGATATAAAGAAAGAGAAAGACTTAAAAAAGAGATAAAAGATAATAAGAAAGAATTAGAAGGACTAGGAAAGCTATCTTTTGTTAAAAAACAAGCATTAACAAAAGAGGTTACAGAAAAAAATATATTGGTAAATAAATTATTAATTAGAGAAACAGAACTTTTAAAAAAATACAAAGGAAATGAGTTTTTAGCAGATAAAACAAAGGAGATAAAATCTATCTACAATTCATCACTTAAAAAGTTTGAAAAAGATAAAATGTCATCAGTAAGAGCTTTGAATGTAAACAAGCAAGTTTTATATAA